Proteins from a genomic interval of uncultured Desulfuromusa sp.:
- a CDS encoding 5'-nucleotidase C-terminal domain-containing protein has protein sequence MNMRFLKLKSFLLILFMFVGLTTLSGCGDSNDDSHSAVDLRIIHTNDHHSYLDSSSYDLSINEVTTRVEMGGFSRLSTVIQEERDENSIVVNSGELNGTLYFSLFKGEPDFKIFNELELDGYTLGNHEFDEGDARLAELIEMANFPILSSNMTPEEASPLYAVKDDIKPYVIKEIDGEKIGIIGILKVEKTKNSSLVSDDVTFTEEITAANQAVAELEAQGVNKIVLVSHVGYYNDIVFAENVPGLDIIVGGDTHSLIGDESELEEIGLTRVYADDQTGPFAGYTHEGIADLDTIGSYPTLVYGPEGEPVYVVTAWSYARAVGLLDVSFTAEGVVESINGNIVIPVSDTFLQQDESNTYVEVSDTVKEEVLQAIDASPILRVADVNPTIESILEPYREEMEATQNEVVGTVAETMSNTRIPTAFAAGETPSGSYAGQVVADAFKRTNVAIDVAIQNAGGVRASLLEGDITLAQLIEVLPFSNTVVMIDMKGSDIVKVLNEGAYYSLNSGSTGAFPYSSGLRYDVNLSGSEFEVITNVEIQDRETGLWSDIEADTVYTVATNSFTAQGKDNYLTFAEVRDADPTVYEDTYILYYVPLLEYFASLTDNILPALDLSEYCLKSVTE, from the coding sequence ATGAATATGCGTTTTTTAAAGTTGAAAAGCTTTCTGTTGATTTTGTTTATGTTTGTTGGCCTGACAACACTGTCTGGCTGTGGTGACAGTAATGATGATTCACACAGTGCTGTTGATTTGAGAATTATTCACACCAATGATCATCACTCATACCTTGACAGTTCATCATACGATCTGAGTATCAACGAAGTTACGACACGTGTTGAAATGGGTGGATTTTCGAGACTGTCTACGGTGATTCAGGAAGAAAGGGATGAAAACAGTATTGTTGTGAACAGTGGCGAGCTGAACGGAACCCTTTATTTCTCACTCTTTAAAGGTGAGCCGGATTTCAAGATTTTCAACGAGCTTGAGCTTGATGGTTACACCCTTGGGAATCATGAATTTGATGAAGGTGACGCAAGGCTTGCCGAACTTATTGAGATGGCGAACTTTCCGATTCTTTCCTCGAACATGACACCTGAAGAGGCCAGCCCGCTTTATGCCGTCAAAGATGATATAAAGCCTTATGTGATTAAAGAGATTGACGGAGAGAAGATCGGGATCATCGGCATCCTTAAAGTTGAAAAGACTAAAAATTCTTCGCTTGTTTCCGATGATGTCACATTTACAGAAGAGATAACTGCAGCCAATCAAGCCGTTGCTGAACTTGAGGCTCAGGGGGTCAATAAGATCGTTCTTGTCAGCCATGTCGGTTATTACAATGATATCGTTTTTGCTGAGAATGTTCCCGGGTTGGATATTATTGTCGGTGGCGATACCCATTCCCTTATTGGTGATGAAAGTGAGCTTGAGGAGATCGGTCTTACAAGGGTGTATGCGGACGACCAGACCGGTCCATTTGCAGGGTATACGCATGAAGGTATTGCTGACCTGGACACTATCGGATCATACCCGACTCTTGTTTACGGACCTGAAGGAGAACCGGTCTACGTTGTTACGGCATGGAGCTATGCAAGGGCTGTTGGTCTCCTTGACGTAAGTTTCACGGCAGAAGGTGTTGTTGAAAGTATTAACGGGAACATTGTCATTCCTGTGAGCGATACCTTCCTGCAACAAGATGAAAGTAATACCTATGTTGAGGTTTCCGACACGGTTAAAGAAGAAGTCCTGCAAGCGATCGATGCGTCTCCAATCCTGAGAGTGGCAGATGTGAATCCGACCATAGAAAGCATCCTTGAACCCTATCGGGAAGAGATGGAAGCGACTCAGAACGAAGTTGTCGGAACAGTTGCCGAAACCATGAGCAATACAAGAATTCCGACGGCTTTTGCTGCTGGTGAAACCCCATCAGGAAGTTATGCGGGGCAGGTGGTTGCTGACGCATTTAAAAGAACGAACGTTGCTATTGACGTTGCCATTCAGAATGCCGGTGGTGTCAGAGCCAGTCTTCTCGAGGGTGATATCACTTTAGCTCAGTTGATTGAGGTTCTTCCTTTTTCCAATACTGTTGTTATGATTGATATGAAGGGGTCGGATATCGTCAAGGTTCTTAACGAAGGTGCTTACTATTCTCTGAACTCTGGTTCAACTGGGGCGTTTCCTTACTCTTCAGGTCTTCGCTATGATGTCAATCTCAGTGGCAGTGAGTTTGAAGTCATCACGAATGTTGAGATTCAGGACAGAGAGACAGGGCTATGGTCAGATATTGAGGCAGACACTGTCTATACTGTGGCAACCAACTCTTTCACAGCCCAGGGTAAGGACAATTACCTGACTTTCGCAGAAGTGAGAGATGCTGATCCAACTGTGTATGAAGATACTTATATCCTCTACTACGTCCCCCTGCTTGAGTATTTTGCAAGTTTGACAGATAACATTCTTCCTGCTCTGGATTTGAGCGAATATTGTCTTAAGTCAGTCACGGAATAA
- a CDS encoding PLP-dependent aminotransferase family protein — protein MENNLYSQLACKMTAQIRSGAITVGERMPSVRQLSKRENVSISTVVAAYNLLEEQGWVEVRPKSGYYVRRQVRESLQVPSTSDVHSRPVIATTSQLVMDVQREVTKPEAVSFSRATPATDFPIIRHVERTYTRLSRTRKHLGTGHTNPEGPYELRQQIAHHAVDAGVAVSPASIVTTAGCLNAMGLCLQVLTQPGDVVAVESPCYYGILQLIEAYGLKAVEIPAHHETGLSLEALRLAMEQWPLKAVLSVSSFSNPLGCSIPDERKRELVSLLEQYQVPLIEDDIYGDLYFGERRTRAIKAFDTQGLVLLCSSLSKTIDPQLRVGWILAGRYFEELLHRKFLNMLSTPILPQLVSAEILSQGIYERHLRHAREAYRHRYLRLVDLVSEYFPGITKISRPQGGIVAWIELPRGVDATELYHYSREHDVLIAPGEMFSLNKQFQHCFRLNYAHRWTPARENAIQKLGQWVAERVVLLQSQ, from the coding sequence ATGGAAAACAATCTCTACTCTCAGCTTGCTTGCAAAATGACAGCCCAGATACGCAGTGGAGCCATAACTGTCGGTGAACGTATGCCCTCAGTCAGACAGTTGTCGAAACGGGAAAATGTCAGTATTTCAACTGTCGTCGCTGCCTATAATCTGCTGGAAGAACAAGGATGGGTTGAGGTTCGTCCCAAATCTGGTTATTACGTGCGCAGGCAAGTCCGTGAATCATTGCAAGTGCCAAGCACTTCGGATGTTCATTCCCGACCGGTTATTGCCACAACCTCCCAGTTAGTGATGGATGTCCAACGGGAGGTCACCAAGCCAGAAGCTGTCAGCTTCAGTCGGGCAACACCGGCAACCGATTTTCCCATCATCCGCCATGTTGAGCGGACCTATACCCGGCTGTCCAGGACTCGAAAACATCTGGGGACCGGCCATACCAATCCCGAAGGGCCTTACGAATTGAGGCAACAGATTGCTCATCATGCCGTGGATGCGGGGGTGGCTGTGTCGCCGGCCAGCATTGTCACCACTGCCGGCTGTTTAAATGCGATGGGATTATGCCTCCAGGTTTTGACTCAGCCTGGAGATGTCGTAGCCGTGGAATCTCCCTGTTACTACGGTATCCTGCAGTTGATAGAAGCCTATGGTCTCAAAGCCGTTGAAATTCCTGCTCATCATGAAACCGGCCTGAGTCTTGAAGCTCTTAGACTGGCCATGGAACAATGGCCATTGAAAGCGGTGCTGTCCGTATCCAGTTTTTCAAATCCTCTGGGTTGCAGTATTCCTGACGAGCGTAAAAGAGAACTGGTTTCCCTGCTGGAACAATACCAGGTGCCGCTGATTGAAGATGATATCTATGGCGATCTTTATTTTGGAGAAAGAAGAACTCGTGCGATCAAGGCCTTTGATACTCAGGGATTGGTTTTATTGTGTTCGTCACTCTCCAAGACGATTGATCCGCAACTCAGGGTCGGATGGATACTGGCGGGTCGTTATTTCGAAGAATTATTGCATCGTAAATTCCTCAATATGCTGTCAACTCCCATACTGCCACAGCTGGTCAGTGCAGAGATATTAAGCCAGGGTATCTACGAACGGCATTTGCGTCACGCCAGAGAGGCTTATCGACACCGCTATCTGCGCCTTGTCGATCTGGTATCAGAATATTTTCCCGGTATCACCAAGATTTCCCGTCCGCAAGGTGGAATTGTCGCCTGGATTGAATTACCCAGGGGCGTTGATGCAACCGAGTTGTACCATTACAGCCGGGAACATGATGTATTAATCGCCCCCGGAGAAATGTTTTCCCTCAACAAGCAATTTCAGCATTGTTTCAGGTTAAACTATGCTCACAGGTGGACCCCTGCGCGCGAGAATGCCATCCAAAAATTGGGGCAGTGGGTCGCGGAGCGGGTCGTTTTGTTGCAGAGTCAGTAA
- a CDS encoding alpha/beta fold hydrolase, producing the protein MQNKKEAMSLAYDEAGTGQAVLFIHGYPLNRQMWQPQIAALSAAGFRVIAPDLRGFGESAAGESPGTMDAMADDLVHLLDQLQIEKAAVAGMSMGGYVLLNLLNRYPQRVNAACFIVTRSDADDASGQDKRNHLITEIEAGRPQVVAEAFIPALFSPSTIQTRPEMVDMVRSWISATSATGLIHGLQAIRDRVNSTPLLATLQVPTLVIGAEEDQAIPPEKSRDLATRIPTAKLSMLPAVGHMANLENPNQFNQVFIDFLRSVPAG; encoded by the coding sequence ATGCAAAACAAAAAAGAAGCCATGTCCCTTGCCTACGATGAAGCAGGGACAGGTCAGGCAGTGCTGTTCATTCATGGATACCCTCTTAACCGCCAAATGTGGCAACCACAAATTGCAGCCTTGAGTGCTGCCGGGTTCAGGGTCATTGCCCCTGATCTGCGCGGTTTCGGTGAGAGTGCCGCCGGGGAATCGCCGGGAACGATGGATGCCATGGCTGACGATCTGGTGCACTTACTCGATCAACTGCAGATTGAAAAAGCCGCAGTAGCCGGTATGTCGATGGGGGGATATGTCTTACTCAATCTTCTCAATCGTTACCCGCAACGGGTCAACGCCGCCTGCTTTATAGTCACGCGCAGCGATGCCGACGATGCATCCGGACAGGACAAACGGAACCATTTAATCACTGAAATAGAAGCCGGGAGACCACAAGTGGTTGCCGAGGCGTTTATTCCTGCTCTCTTCTCCCCCAGCACCATACAAACCCGGCCGGAAATGGTAGACATGGTGCGCAGCTGGATATCCGCAACATCTGCAACCGGACTTATCCATGGATTACAGGCCATTCGGGATCGGGTGAATTCCACGCCTCTATTGGCAACCTTGCAGGTTCCAACCCTGGTTATCGGAGCCGAAGAGGATCAGGCGATTCCGCCGGAAAAATCACGCGATCTGGCGACCCGGATTCCAACTGCCAAGCTGTCGATGCTACCGGCAGTCGGACATATGGCCAATCTGGAAAACCCCAACCAGTTCAATCAGGTCTTCATTGATTTTCTGCGCTCTGTACCGGCAGGCTGA
- the ribB gene encoding 3,4-dihydroxy-2-butanone-4-phosphate synthase: protein MNQSILTQFGNSTERVENALRALRNGRGVLVSDDENRENEGDMIFPAESLTTAQMAMLIRECSGIVCLCLPAEKVQELQLPMMVEDNNSQFQTAFTVSIEAAKGVTTGVSAADRVTTVKAAIADDAKPADLCRPGHIFPLRACSGGVLERDGHTEATVDLMRLAGLKPYGVLCELTADDGTMMRLPDVVTFAEKHVMPVLTIQDLITYRIDAQKKAS from the coding sequence ATGAATCAGTCTATCTTGACGCAATTTGGAAATTCTACAGAACGGGTTGAAAACGCATTGCGCGCGCTCCGTAATGGCCGTGGGGTTCTCGTCTCTGACGATGAAAACCGGGAAAATGAAGGTGACATGATTTTTCCCGCAGAATCGTTAACAACCGCACAAATGGCAATGCTGATCCGCGAATGCAGTGGCATTGTCTGCCTCTGCCTTCCTGCGGAGAAAGTGCAGGAGCTACAGTTACCGATGATGGTTGAGGACAACAACAGTCAATTTCAGACGGCTTTTACTGTCTCGATTGAAGCGGCAAAAGGCGTGACCACCGGGGTCTCTGCTGCAGACCGAGTGACGACGGTCAAGGCTGCCATTGCTGATGATGCAAAACCTGCCGATCTGTGTCGACCGGGACATATTTTCCCGCTTCGAGCTTGTTCCGGTGGGGTTTTGGAAAGAGATGGTCATACCGAAGCAACTGTCGATCTGATGCGATTGGCTGGATTGAAACCTTACGGAGTCCTTTGTGAGCTGACCGCTGACGATGGGACAATGATGCGCTTGCCGGATGTGGTTACTTTTGCCGAAAAACATGTGATGCCGGTCCTGACGATTCAGGATTTAATCACCTACCGCATTGATGCGCAGAAAAAAGCGAGCTGA
- a CDS encoding YfaZ family outer membrane protein encodes MRLPVLLSLLITLFSTPAIAGSVDIGLNDDSFQIGFEQALSNDNYGNSFGNARFLYNGDEETKMGSIGFDFIGRPGNLPGLSVGAGSKLYLGKTDHNAEFINLGIGLRTDYTLPQLQGLGVSAGLYYAPDVFSGRDSNKLMDFQVRLTYAIIPKVKLFLGYQNIQLDVDGSHGTWTIDDGIRAGFVGSF; translated from the coding sequence ATGCGTTTACCTGTCCTTCTATCTCTTCTAATAACTCTTTTCTCAACACCGGCTATCGCCGGTTCCGTTGACATTGGCTTAAATGATGATTCCTTCCAGATTGGCTTTGAACAGGCATTGAGTAACGACAACTATGGCAATTCGTTCGGTAACGCCCGTTTTCTTTATAATGGTGACGAAGAGACCAAGATGGGGAGCATTGGCTTCGATTTTATCGGCAGGCCAGGAAACCTGCCGGGTCTAAGTGTTGGCGCCGGATCTAAACTGTATCTGGGGAAAACTGATCACAATGCTGAATTTATCAATCTGGGTATCGGCCTGCGCACGGACTACACCCTTCCACAGCTTCAAGGTTTGGGGGTATCAGCAGGTCTGTACTATGCACCGGACGTCTTTTCCGGACGGGATTCCAATAAGCTGATGGACTTCCAGGTCCGCTTGACCTACGCCATCATCCCCAAGGTCAAACTCTTCCTGGGATATCAGAACATTCAGTTGGACGTCGATGGTTCTCATGGGACCTGGACGATTGATGACGGAATACGAGCCGGTTTTGTCGGCAGCTTCTGA
- a CDS encoding ATP-dependent 6-phosphofructokinase: MLDQNLDFHIEQLGSCHFPSPMLGVQFTDESKRLLYHSHPQDLRPFIAAGLEPPSMELAGPRKQIFFDRHKLSCGIVSCGGLCPGINNVIRAVVMSLYHHYGVRRILGFRYGFEGLVKRHGHLPIPLSPEAVNNIGELGGTVLASSRGPQDAAEMVDYLQELKIGILFTIGGDGTLKGAGTIAEEAKKRGLPLSVIAIPKTIDNDICFVNKTFGFETAVAEAQSAINAAHSEASGAFNGIGLVKLMGRDSGFIAAQATLISGQVNFCLTPEAPFDPQVLMKKLEDRLTHRGHAVIVVAEGTGQELMAATGKRDSSGNVQLGDIGEWLRDAIKSHFAARKKKITLKYIDPSYIIRSQPANAHDSAFCLMLGHNAVHAGMSGRTNMVLGSWNNQFTHVPIALATRQRKRIDPKGWFWSSVLASTGQQGEITEP, translated from the coding sequence ATGCTGGATCAGAATCTTGATTTTCACATCGAACAACTTGGCAGCTGCCATTTTCCGTCGCCGATGCTGGGAGTACAGTTTACCGACGAAAGCAAGCGCTTGCTCTACCATTCTCACCCCCAAGATTTACGCCCTTTTATTGCCGCAGGACTGGAACCGCCAAGCATGGAGCTCGCGGGTCCCCGCAAACAGATCTTCTTTGACCGGCATAAACTCTCCTGTGGTATCGTCAGTTGTGGCGGTCTCTGTCCCGGGATCAATAACGTCATCCGCGCAGTTGTCATGAGTCTTTATCACCATTATGGCGTACGGCGGATTCTTGGTTTTCGCTATGGCTTTGAGGGACTAGTGAAACGCCATGGACATCTGCCGATCCCTTTAAGTCCGGAAGCTGTCAACAATATCGGCGAACTGGGCGGCACTGTGCTTGCTTCGTCTCGGGGTCCGCAAGATGCAGCAGAAATGGTTGATTATCTCCAGGAACTCAAAATCGGTATTCTCTTTACCATCGGCGGTGACGGCACTCTGAAAGGGGCCGGGACCATTGCGGAAGAAGCCAAAAAGCGCGGTTTACCGCTGAGTGTCATCGCTATTCCCAAGACCATTGATAACGACATCTGTTTCGTCAACAAGACTTTTGGTTTTGAAACCGCAGTAGCAGAAGCGCAGAGCGCCATCAACGCAGCTCACTCTGAAGCCAGCGGCGCTTTCAACGGCATAGGCCTCGTCAAACTGATGGGCCGGGATTCGGGATTTATTGCAGCACAAGCGACCCTGATCAGCGGCCAGGTCAATTTCTGCCTGACTCCGGAAGCGCCATTCGATCCACAGGTGCTCATGAAAAAACTTGAAGACCGATTGACCCATCGCGGACACGCCGTCATCGTTGTCGCGGAAGGAACCGGCCAAGAGCTGATGGCCGCCACCGGCAAACGGGATAGCTCGGGAAATGTGCAGTTGGGTGATATAGGCGAATGGCTGCGTGATGCCATCAAAAGCCACTTTGCTGCCCGGAAGAAAAAAATCACCCTCAAATATATTGACCCGAGTTACATCATCCGCAGCCAGCCCGCCAACGCCCACGATTCAGCTTTTTGCCTGATGCTCGGACATAACGCCGTTCATGCCGGTATGAGCGGTCGCACCAATATGGTCCTGGGTTCATGGAATAATCAGTTTACTCACGTGCCGATCGCGCTGGCAACACGACAACGCAAAAGAATTGATCCCAAGGGTTGGTTCTGGAGCAGCGTACTGGCCTCAACCGGTCAGCAGGGGGAAATCACGGAACCTTGA
- a CDS encoding L,D-transpeptidase family protein, producing the protein MLKRITISVLIMGLLGLTGVKVGALWTQQQAAGSIATQPAFPSFNTPANFSDSREVSSQTEVLFERLNNRLKRNSEDYEASLLKGLLLFQVGGLDEAITELKILTERAPKFQLAHLVLGDLLMARFNQVDAFGTNGLLKSNNTDQEKRIQQLQNEARARLKGYLFLADGVEVPRALLALSGDTEYALIVDKSKNRLYVYHNSGPGLSPELVDDFYVVLGKKTGEKFREGDLKTPSGVYFVTSYLPDEKLPPLYGSGAFPVNYPNEYDHRLQKTGKGIWLHGTDKSLYSRPPLDSEGCVVLTNEEFTRIGQYVEIGRTPIVISESVDWVSSGEWLDQNIEVQAALETWRQNWERSDLNSYLNMYADDFWSKKYNKDTWGEYKKRVFSGKKFQKIDLSDISILSYPGDKKSRPMVVANFVQHYQSNNFNGNAHKRLYMVKEQGQWKVLYEGRQ; encoded by the coding sequence ATGCTGAAACGAATCACTATCTCTGTGTTGATTATGGGTCTCTTGGGGCTGACTGGAGTCAAGGTCGGAGCATTGTGGACACAACAACAGGCTGCTGGAAGTATAGCGACTCAACCCGCATTCCCGTCTTTTAATACCCCCGCCAATTTTTCAGACAGCAGAGAAGTCAGTTCTCAGACTGAGGTTCTGTTTGAGCGTCTAAACAACCGTTTAAAGCGTAATTCCGAAGATTATGAGGCAAGCTTGCTCAAGGGCCTGTTGTTATTCCAGGTTGGCGGGCTGGATGAGGCTATTACCGAACTTAAAATTTTAACTGAACGTGCTCCCAAATTTCAATTGGCACATCTGGTTCTCGGCGATTTGTTGATGGCACGGTTTAATCAGGTCGATGCCTTTGGTACAAATGGATTGTTGAAAAGCAACAATACTGATCAGGAAAAACGGATTCAACAGCTTCAAAATGAAGCCAGAGCCCGATTGAAAGGGTATCTCTTCCTGGCTGACGGTGTTGAGGTTCCTCGTGCTCTGCTTGCCTTGAGCGGTGATACTGAATATGCGTTGATTGTCGATAAAAGTAAAAATCGCCTTTATGTCTATCATAATTCCGGCCCTGGTTTGTCTCCGGAACTGGTGGATGACTTTTATGTTGTTCTCGGGAAAAAGACGGGTGAAAAATTTCGAGAAGGGGACTTGAAGACTCCAAGTGGGGTCTACTTTGTGACCAGTTATCTCCCCGATGAAAAATTGCCTCCGCTATATGGTAGTGGAGCTTTTCCCGTTAATTATCCGAACGAATATGATCACCGTTTACAGAAGACCGGCAAAGGGATCTGGTTGCATGGAACAGATAAATCCCTTTACAGCCGTCCTCCTCTGGATAGTGAAGGCTGTGTGGTTTTAACCAACGAAGAATTTACCCGTATCGGACAGTATGTTGAAATCGGCAGGACGCCGATTGTGATCAGCGAGTCGGTTGACTGGGTTTCAAGTGGAGAATGGCTGGATCAGAATATTGAGGTTCAAGCGGCTCTGGAAACATGGCGACAGAATTGGGAACGCTCTGATTTAAACTCTTATCTGAACATGTATGCAGATGATTTCTGGTCGAAAAAATATAATAAAGACACGTGGGGAGAATATAAAAAACGGGTATTTTCCGGGAAAAAATTCCAGAAAATCGATCTTTCAGACATCTCAATCTTAAGCTATCCGGGAGACAAAAAATCCCGACCAATGGTTGTTGCAAACTTTGTTCAACATTACCAATCCAATAATTTTAACGGTAACGCCCATAAACGGCTCTACATGGTGAAGGAACAGGGGCAATGGAAAGTTCTTTATGAGGGGAGGCAGTAG